One window from the genome of Cucumis melo cultivar AY chromosome 12, USDA_Cmelo_AY_1.0, whole genome shotgun sequence encodes:
- the LOC103498298 gene encoding LOB domain-containing protein 4, which translates to MKTENGRKQGGGAAPCAACKLLRRRCGEECVFAPYFPADQPHKFANVHKVFGASNVNKMLQELPIHQRGDAVSSLVYEANARVRDPVYGCVGAISSLQHQIDALQTQLALAQAEVVHLRVRQTASFSNYGLSPTSPSNSGSPSSRLVGSHSRAMFEMDMVVDQAIEDSMW; encoded by the exons ATGAAGACTGAAAATGGGAGGAAACAAGGGGGAGGAGCAGCCCCATGCGCAGCATGCAAGCTTCTTAGAAGAAGGTGCGGGGAAGAATGTGTATTTGCTCCATACTTTCCTGCTGACCAACCTCATAAGTTCGCCAACGTTCATAAGGTTTTCGGCGCTAGCAATGTTAACAAAATGCTTCAG GAGTTGCCAATTCACCAACGGGGAGATGCAGTGAGCAGTTTGGTGTACGAAGCAAATGCCCGAGTGCGTGACCCGGTGTATGGGTGTGTTGGAGCAATATCGTCTCTACAGCATCAAATAGACGCCCTCCAAACTCAGCTGGCTTTGGCTCAAGCCGAGGTGGTGCACCTCAGGGTGCGTCAGACAGCATCATTTTCAAACTATGGGCTAAGCCCAACAAGCCCAAGTAATAGTGGGTCACCCTCATCGAGGCTCGTGGGCTCACACTCTAGGGCCATGTTTGAGATGGATATGGTTGTGGACCAAGCCATAGAGGACTCAATGTGGTGA
- the LOC103498297 gene encoding protein ROOT HAIR DEFECTIVE 3 homolog 2 isoform X1: MSPHRRCSDRHVYIPNSQFPPLLQVCNTQQSLSSSPSFSTSLYTQRNKPSASTLGKGSKPSFLSNSLLVLSYFDMSRDDCFTTQLIDANGKFNAAGLESFVRKIKLAECGLSYAVVSIMGPQSSGKSTLLNHLFHTNFREMDAYKGRVQTTKGIWVAKCVGIEPCTIAMDLEGTDGRERGEDDTTFEKQSALFALAVSDIVLINIWCHDIGREHAANRPLLKTVFEVMMRLFSPRKTTLLFVIRDKTKTPFQHLESILREDIQKIWKAVHKPDSLKDTPLSEFFNVEIFALSSYEEKERKFKEEVAQLRQRFFRSISPGGIAGDRRGVIPASGFSFSAQQIWKVIKENKDLNLPAHKVMVASVRCEEIANEKFSHLTTDERWLTLEAAVKKGPVWGFGKKLSSILEFYFNEYDTEAAFFDEEVTKAKRNQLVSRVLEFVYPSYVAMLGHLRFKTFEDFKKRLEQSMNDGEGFASTVRKCTKICMLEFDQGSADAAVQQADWNPSKFREKLCQDIDRHALSIQNEKLSGMIASYEKRLTEALSQPVRSLLEASGKDAWASIRKILQQETEITISKFSADIAGFELDKEKVDNMVQNLRNHGRNVVENRAREEANKVLMHMKDRFSTVFNHDNNSLPRTWTGEEDIKTITKDARAASLKILSVLVAIRLDEKPDTIENILTSSLMNEGVASSGSSFDLLASSTWEKVSENDTLITPVQCKSLWRQFKAETEYMVTQAITAQEAYKRRNNWLPPPWAILAMFILGFNEIMLLLRNPLYFVIIFVVYLLSKALWIQMDIGRAFQSGPFVGLLSISSQLLPSIMNLLKRLTEEAHVYTNPQPTIPASSHSFRSQTLQSNPDTNTILDPSAATIVESAESSNVHSCSDDEIEYSSPNVAHQKPPKI; encoded by the exons ATGTCACCGCACCGGCGGTGCTCCGACAGACACGTATATATACCAAACTCACAGTTTCCGCCATTATTGCAAGTCTGCAACACACAACAAAGCCTTTCGTCTTCTCCAAGCTTCTCAACTTCTCTTTATACACAGAGGAATAAACCTTCAGCTTCAACACTAGGCAAAGGCTCAAAGCCTTCCTTTCTCTCCAA CTCTCTTTTGGTTCTCTCTTATTTCGACATGAGTAGAGACGACTGTTTCACGACGCAGCTgattgatgcaaatggcaaattCAATGCCGCTGGCCTTGAAAGTTTCGTCCGGAAGATTAAGTTGGCTGAGTGTGGGCTTTCCTATGCGGTGGTCTCTATCATGGGGCCTCAGAGTAGTG GGAAGAGCACATTACTGAATCATCTTTTCCACACAAATTTTAGAGAGATGGATGCGTACAAGGGAAG GGTTCAAACTACCAAAGGCATTTGGGTGGCGAAGTGTGTTGGCATTGAGCCCTGCACAATTGCCATGGACTTGGAGGGCACTGATGGAAGAGAAAGAGGAGAG GATGATACTACTTTTGAAAAACAGAGTGCGTTATTTGCTTTGGCAGTCTCTGATATTGTTTTGATAAATAT ATGGTGCCATGATATTGGTCGAGAGCATGCAGCAAACAGGCCTCTTCTGAAGACAGTCTTTGAG GTCATGATGCGGTTGTTCAGTCCTCGTAAAACAACTCTACTGTTTGTTATACGTGACAAGACCAAG ACCCCATTTCAACATTTGGAATCTATTCTAAGGGAAGATATTCAGAAG ATATGGAAAGCTGTTCACAAACCAGATTCTCTCAAGGATACTCCCCTCAGTGAATTTTTTAAT GTGGAAATCTTTGCTTTGTCAAGCTACgaagagaaagaaaggaagTTTAAAGAAGAG GTTGCTCAACTGAGGCAACGGTTTTTTCGTTCTATTTCTCCTGGAGGAATAGCAGGTGATCGACGAGGTGTTATCCCTGCTTCAGGATTTTCTTTCAGTGCACAGCAAATATGGAAAGTAATAAAGGAAAACAAGGACCTGAACCTCCCTGCCCACAAg GTAATGGTTGCCAGTGTGCGATGTGAAGAGATCGCCAATGAGAAGTTTAGTCACTTAACCACCGATGAG AGGTGGTTGACATTAGAAGCAGCAGTAAAAAAGGGTCCTGTGTGGGGCTTTGGGAAAAAGCTGAGCTCTATCTTAGAATTCTATTTCAACGA ATACGATACTGAGGCAGCATTTTTTGATGAGGAAGTGACAAAAGCTAAACGAAACCAACTGGTATCAAGAGTATTGGAG TTTGTTTATCCTTCCTATGTTGCCATGTTGGGGCATCTGCGATTTAAAACCTTTGAGGATTTCAAAAAAAGACTTGAACAGTCTATGAATGATGGAGAAGGATTTGCATCAACTGTTCGCAAGTGCACCAAAATTTGCATGCTTGAGTTTGACCAAGGATCTGCAG ATGCTGCTGTGCAGCAAGCGGATTGGAACCCTTCAAAATTCCGGGAGAAACTATGTCAGGATATTGATAGGCATGCATTATCTATTCAAAATGAAAAGCTTTCAGGAATGATAGCCAGCTACGAG AAACGGCTTACTGAAGCCCTGAGTCAACCAGTAAGATCTCTACTTGAAGCTAGTGGGAAGGATGCCTGGGCTTCAATAAGAAAGATTCTTCAACAAGAGACTGAAATTACCATATCAAAGTTTTCAGCTGATATTGCTGGCTTTGAGTTGGATAAAGAAAAAGTTGACAATATGGTCCAAAATCTAAGGAACCATGGTAGAAATGTGGTGGAAAACAGAGCAAGAGAAGAAGCAAACAAGGTTCTAATGCACATGAAGGATAG GTTTTCAACCGTCTTTAATCATGACAACAATTCATTACCTAGGACCTGGACTGGGGAGGAAGATATTAAAACTATTACTAAAGACGCCCGTGCAGCA TCCTTGAAAATTTTATCCGTTTTGGTTGCTATACGTTTAGACGAGAAACCAGATACGATTGAGAATATTCTCACATCATCTTTGATGAACGAAGGTGTTGCAAGTTCTGGATCTTCTTTTGATCTTCTTGCCTCAAGTACATGGGAGAAG GTTTCGGAAAACGATACTCTGATTACACCTGTGCAATGCAAGTCCTTGTGGAGGCAGTTCAAAGCAGAGACCGAATATATGGTTACTCAAGCTATAACAGCACAG GAGGCTTATAAGAGGAGAAACAACTGGCTGCCTCCTCCATGGGCAATTCTGGCAATGTTTATTCTCGGCTTCAATGAAATTATGCTTTTATTAAG GAATCCACTCTATTTCGTCATTATATTTGTGGTATATCTGCTCTCGAAGGCTCTATGGATTCAAATGGACATAGGAAGAGCATTCCAAAGTGGGCCA TTCGTAGGACTTCTTTCCATTTCATCTCAGTTGCTTCCATCTATTATGAACCTTCTTAAAAGACTTACTGAAGAAGCTCATGTATATACAAATCCTCAACCAACAATACCTGCAAGCTCTCATAGTTTCAGGAGTCAGACACTTCAATCGAATCCTGATACTAATACAATTCTGGACCCATCAGCTGCAACCATTGTCGAGTCAGCGGAATCATCTAATGTTCACTCATGCTCCGACGACGAAATAGAATACTCGAGCCCAAATGTGGCGCACCAAAAGCCTCCGAAAATCTGA
- the LOC103498297 gene encoding protein ROOT HAIR DEFECTIVE 3 homolog 2 isoform X2 — protein MSPHRRCSDRHVYIPNSQFPPLLQVCNTQQSLSSSPSFSTSLYTQRNKPSASTLGKGSKPSFLSKDDCFTTQLIDANGKFNAAGLESFVRKIKLAECGLSYAVVSIMGPQSSGKSTLLNHLFHTNFREMDAYKGRVQTTKGIWVAKCVGIEPCTIAMDLEGTDGRERGEDDTTFEKQSALFALAVSDIVLINIWCHDIGREHAANRPLLKTVFEVMMRLFSPRKTTLLFVIRDKTKTPFQHLESILREDIQKIWKAVHKPDSLKDTPLSEFFNVEIFALSSYEEKERKFKEEVAQLRQRFFRSISPGGIAGDRRGVIPASGFSFSAQQIWKVIKENKDLNLPAHKVMVASVRCEEIANEKFSHLTTDERWLTLEAAVKKGPVWGFGKKLSSILEFYFNEYDTEAAFFDEEVTKAKRNQLVSRVLEFVYPSYVAMLGHLRFKTFEDFKKRLEQSMNDGEGFASTVRKCTKICMLEFDQGSADAAVQQADWNPSKFREKLCQDIDRHALSIQNEKLSGMIASYEKRLTEALSQPVRSLLEASGKDAWASIRKILQQETEITISKFSADIAGFELDKEKVDNMVQNLRNHGRNVVENRAREEANKVLMHMKDRFSTVFNHDNNSLPRTWTGEEDIKTITKDARAASLKILSVLVAIRLDEKPDTIENILTSSLMNEGVASSGSSFDLLASSTWEKVSENDTLITPVQCKSLWRQFKAETEYMVTQAITAQEAYKRRNNWLPPPWAILAMFILGFNEIMLLLRNPLYFVIIFVVYLLSKALWIQMDIGRAFQSGPFVGLLSISSQLLPSIMNLLKRLTEEAHVYTNPQPTIPASSHSFRSQTLQSNPDTNTILDPSAATIVESAESSNVHSCSDDEIEYSSPNVAHQKPPKI, from the exons ATGTCACCGCACCGGCGGTGCTCCGACAGACACGTATATATACCAAACTCACAGTTTCCGCCATTATTGCAAGTCTGCAACACACAACAAAGCCTTTCGTCTTCTCCAAGCTTCTCAACTTCTCTTTATACACAGAGGAATAAACCTTCAGCTTCAACACTAGGCAAAGGCTCAAAGCCTTCCTTTCTCTCCAA AGACGACTGTTTCACGACGCAGCTgattgatgcaaatggcaaattCAATGCCGCTGGCCTTGAAAGTTTCGTCCGGAAGATTAAGTTGGCTGAGTGTGGGCTTTCCTATGCGGTGGTCTCTATCATGGGGCCTCAGAGTAGTG GGAAGAGCACATTACTGAATCATCTTTTCCACACAAATTTTAGAGAGATGGATGCGTACAAGGGAAG GGTTCAAACTACCAAAGGCATTTGGGTGGCGAAGTGTGTTGGCATTGAGCCCTGCACAATTGCCATGGACTTGGAGGGCACTGATGGAAGAGAAAGAGGAGAG GATGATACTACTTTTGAAAAACAGAGTGCGTTATTTGCTTTGGCAGTCTCTGATATTGTTTTGATAAATAT ATGGTGCCATGATATTGGTCGAGAGCATGCAGCAAACAGGCCTCTTCTGAAGACAGTCTTTGAG GTCATGATGCGGTTGTTCAGTCCTCGTAAAACAACTCTACTGTTTGTTATACGTGACAAGACCAAG ACCCCATTTCAACATTTGGAATCTATTCTAAGGGAAGATATTCAGAAG ATATGGAAAGCTGTTCACAAACCAGATTCTCTCAAGGATACTCCCCTCAGTGAATTTTTTAAT GTGGAAATCTTTGCTTTGTCAAGCTACgaagagaaagaaaggaagTTTAAAGAAGAG GTTGCTCAACTGAGGCAACGGTTTTTTCGTTCTATTTCTCCTGGAGGAATAGCAGGTGATCGACGAGGTGTTATCCCTGCTTCAGGATTTTCTTTCAGTGCACAGCAAATATGGAAAGTAATAAAGGAAAACAAGGACCTGAACCTCCCTGCCCACAAg GTAATGGTTGCCAGTGTGCGATGTGAAGAGATCGCCAATGAGAAGTTTAGTCACTTAACCACCGATGAG AGGTGGTTGACATTAGAAGCAGCAGTAAAAAAGGGTCCTGTGTGGGGCTTTGGGAAAAAGCTGAGCTCTATCTTAGAATTCTATTTCAACGA ATACGATACTGAGGCAGCATTTTTTGATGAGGAAGTGACAAAAGCTAAACGAAACCAACTGGTATCAAGAGTATTGGAG TTTGTTTATCCTTCCTATGTTGCCATGTTGGGGCATCTGCGATTTAAAACCTTTGAGGATTTCAAAAAAAGACTTGAACAGTCTATGAATGATGGAGAAGGATTTGCATCAACTGTTCGCAAGTGCACCAAAATTTGCATGCTTGAGTTTGACCAAGGATCTGCAG ATGCTGCTGTGCAGCAAGCGGATTGGAACCCTTCAAAATTCCGGGAGAAACTATGTCAGGATATTGATAGGCATGCATTATCTATTCAAAATGAAAAGCTTTCAGGAATGATAGCCAGCTACGAG AAACGGCTTACTGAAGCCCTGAGTCAACCAGTAAGATCTCTACTTGAAGCTAGTGGGAAGGATGCCTGGGCTTCAATAAGAAAGATTCTTCAACAAGAGACTGAAATTACCATATCAAAGTTTTCAGCTGATATTGCTGGCTTTGAGTTGGATAAAGAAAAAGTTGACAATATGGTCCAAAATCTAAGGAACCATGGTAGAAATGTGGTGGAAAACAGAGCAAGAGAAGAAGCAAACAAGGTTCTAATGCACATGAAGGATAG GTTTTCAACCGTCTTTAATCATGACAACAATTCATTACCTAGGACCTGGACTGGGGAGGAAGATATTAAAACTATTACTAAAGACGCCCGTGCAGCA TCCTTGAAAATTTTATCCGTTTTGGTTGCTATACGTTTAGACGAGAAACCAGATACGATTGAGAATATTCTCACATCATCTTTGATGAACGAAGGTGTTGCAAGTTCTGGATCTTCTTTTGATCTTCTTGCCTCAAGTACATGGGAGAAG GTTTCGGAAAACGATACTCTGATTACACCTGTGCAATGCAAGTCCTTGTGGAGGCAGTTCAAAGCAGAGACCGAATATATGGTTACTCAAGCTATAACAGCACAG GAGGCTTATAAGAGGAGAAACAACTGGCTGCCTCCTCCATGGGCAATTCTGGCAATGTTTATTCTCGGCTTCAATGAAATTATGCTTTTATTAAG GAATCCACTCTATTTCGTCATTATATTTGTGGTATATCTGCTCTCGAAGGCTCTATGGATTCAAATGGACATAGGAAGAGCATTCCAAAGTGGGCCA TTCGTAGGACTTCTTTCCATTTCATCTCAGTTGCTTCCATCTATTATGAACCTTCTTAAAAGACTTACTGAAGAAGCTCATGTATATACAAATCCTCAACCAACAATACCTGCAAGCTCTCATAGTTTCAGGAGTCAGACACTTCAATCGAATCCTGATACTAATACAATTCTGGACCCATCAGCTGCAACCATTGTCGAGTCAGCGGAATCATCTAATGTTCACTCATGCTCCGACGACGAAATAGAATACTCGAGCCCAAATGTGGCGCACCAAAAGCCTCCGAAAATCTGA
- the LOC103498297 gene encoding protein ROOT HAIR DEFECTIVE 3 homolog 2 isoform X3: MDLEGTDGRERGEDDTTFEKQSALFALAVSDIVLINIWCHDIGREHAANRPLLKTVFEVMMRLFSPRKTTLLFVIRDKTKTPFQHLESILREDIQKIWKAVHKPDSLKDTPLSEFFNVEIFALSSYEEKERKFKEEVAQLRQRFFRSISPGGIAGDRRGVIPASGFSFSAQQIWKVIKENKDLNLPAHKVMVASVRCEEIANEKFSHLTTDERWLTLEAAVKKGPVWGFGKKLSSILEFYFNEYDTEAAFFDEEVTKAKRNQLVSRVLEFVYPSYVAMLGHLRFKTFEDFKKRLEQSMNDGEGFASTVRKCTKICMLEFDQGSADAAVQQADWNPSKFREKLCQDIDRHALSIQNEKLSGMIASYEKRLTEALSQPVRSLLEASGKDAWASIRKILQQETEITISKFSADIAGFELDKEKVDNMVQNLRNHGRNVVENRAREEANKVLMHMKDRFSTVFNHDNNSLPRTWTGEEDIKTITKDARAASLKILSVLVAIRLDEKPDTIENILTSSLMNEGVASSGSSFDLLASSTWEKVSENDTLITPVQCKSLWRQFKAETEYMVTQAITAQEAYKRRNNWLPPPWAILAMFILGFNEIMLLLRNPLYFVIIFVVYLLSKALWIQMDIGRAFQSGPFVGLLSISSQLLPSIMNLLKRLTEEAHVYTNPQPTIPASSHSFRSQTLQSNPDTNTILDPSAATIVESAESSNVHSCSDDEIEYSSPNVAHQKPPKI, from the exons ATGGACTTGGAGGGCACTGATGGAAGAGAAAGAGGAGAG GATGATACTACTTTTGAAAAACAGAGTGCGTTATTTGCTTTGGCAGTCTCTGATATTGTTTTGATAAATAT ATGGTGCCATGATATTGGTCGAGAGCATGCAGCAAACAGGCCTCTTCTGAAGACAGTCTTTGAG GTCATGATGCGGTTGTTCAGTCCTCGTAAAACAACTCTACTGTTTGTTATACGTGACAAGACCAAG ACCCCATTTCAACATTTGGAATCTATTCTAAGGGAAGATATTCAGAAG ATATGGAAAGCTGTTCACAAACCAGATTCTCTCAAGGATACTCCCCTCAGTGAATTTTTTAAT GTGGAAATCTTTGCTTTGTCAAGCTACgaagagaaagaaaggaagTTTAAAGAAGAG GTTGCTCAACTGAGGCAACGGTTTTTTCGTTCTATTTCTCCTGGAGGAATAGCAGGTGATCGACGAGGTGTTATCCCTGCTTCAGGATTTTCTTTCAGTGCACAGCAAATATGGAAAGTAATAAAGGAAAACAAGGACCTGAACCTCCCTGCCCACAAg GTAATGGTTGCCAGTGTGCGATGTGAAGAGATCGCCAATGAGAAGTTTAGTCACTTAACCACCGATGAG AGGTGGTTGACATTAGAAGCAGCAGTAAAAAAGGGTCCTGTGTGGGGCTTTGGGAAAAAGCTGAGCTCTATCTTAGAATTCTATTTCAACGA ATACGATACTGAGGCAGCATTTTTTGATGAGGAAGTGACAAAAGCTAAACGAAACCAACTGGTATCAAGAGTATTGGAG TTTGTTTATCCTTCCTATGTTGCCATGTTGGGGCATCTGCGATTTAAAACCTTTGAGGATTTCAAAAAAAGACTTGAACAGTCTATGAATGATGGAGAAGGATTTGCATCAACTGTTCGCAAGTGCACCAAAATTTGCATGCTTGAGTTTGACCAAGGATCTGCAG ATGCTGCTGTGCAGCAAGCGGATTGGAACCCTTCAAAATTCCGGGAGAAACTATGTCAGGATATTGATAGGCATGCATTATCTATTCAAAATGAAAAGCTTTCAGGAATGATAGCCAGCTACGAG AAACGGCTTACTGAAGCCCTGAGTCAACCAGTAAGATCTCTACTTGAAGCTAGTGGGAAGGATGCCTGGGCTTCAATAAGAAAGATTCTTCAACAAGAGACTGAAATTACCATATCAAAGTTTTCAGCTGATATTGCTGGCTTTGAGTTGGATAAAGAAAAAGTTGACAATATGGTCCAAAATCTAAGGAACCATGGTAGAAATGTGGTGGAAAACAGAGCAAGAGAAGAAGCAAACAAGGTTCTAATGCACATGAAGGATAG GTTTTCAACCGTCTTTAATCATGACAACAATTCATTACCTAGGACCTGGACTGGGGAGGAAGATATTAAAACTATTACTAAAGACGCCCGTGCAGCA TCCTTGAAAATTTTATCCGTTTTGGTTGCTATACGTTTAGACGAGAAACCAGATACGATTGAGAATATTCTCACATCATCTTTGATGAACGAAGGTGTTGCAAGTTCTGGATCTTCTTTTGATCTTCTTGCCTCAAGTACATGGGAGAAG GTTTCGGAAAACGATACTCTGATTACACCTGTGCAATGCAAGTCCTTGTGGAGGCAGTTCAAAGCAGAGACCGAATATATGGTTACTCAAGCTATAACAGCACAG GAGGCTTATAAGAGGAGAAACAACTGGCTGCCTCCTCCATGGGCAATTCTGGCAATGTTTATTCTCGGCTTCAATGAAATTATGCTTTTATTAAG GAATCCACTCTATTTCGTCATTATATTTGTGGTATATCTGCTCTCGAAGGCTCTATGGATTCAAATGGACATAGGAAGAGCATTCCAAAGTGGGCCA TTCGTAGGACTTCTTTCCATTTCATCTCAGTTGCTTCCATCTATTATGAACCTTCTTAAAAGACTTACTGAAGAAGCTCATGTATATACAAATCCTCAACCAACAATACCTGCAAGCTCTCATAGTTTCAGGAGTCAGACACTTCAATCGAATCCTGATACTAATACAATTCTGGACCCATCAGCTGCAACCATTGTCGAGTCAGCGGAATCATCTAATGTTCACTCATGCTCCGACGACGAAATAGAATACTCGAGCCCAAATGTGGCGCACCAAAAGCCTCCGAAAATCTGA